ctccattacattttaagtaatgGAGAGGATCCTACCTCGTTGAAATAGGCATTcaacatcaataaaaaaaatattataccaaattgatattgaaatttaaaattatcaaattcaaacattaaattttacATTTCTTTTTGGTTTTCGAATTTAGAGATATTATTGAGAATTTTTTACAATGAATGGAGAAATCGTATTTTTAAAGTGTGCAAATGTTTtggttttttaatattaaaatgtaTTGAGCTTGTGAAATACttttctcaaagagaccgtctctcagaATAGTTACTGAAAGCCTCTGATGATCAAAATTACTCTTTTACCCTAATTGAATCCTATCCAAAACCAAAGAAACATCAAACAAATCATCTTCCCTCCCtcttgttttgttttctctATCACTTAACCATGGCTTCAACCTCATCTCTTCTCAACTTTCTATCCCCTCTCTTTCCCTCCAAAACTTCACTTTCTCCCTCAAATCCCAAATTCCCAAACTTCAATCCTCTCTCTTCCAATTCGCAATCAAATTCCCTTTCTCTATCTTCCCCGCCAAAGCAAGAAAGTGGCGCGATTTCAAAGAAAGAAGAATGCCCAACTGATAATTTAATGGCTGTAGTTTGCCCATCTCTTGCGTTTTCAAATACCCTTTTCTTTAATTCAGCTTATAATGTTCAAGTTTTGGTTGAAGAAAATGAACCTGAAGAAAGATTGATTAATCGATTTAGAAGAGAAGTTATGAGAGCTGGTGTTATTCAAGAGTGTAAACGACGTCGTTTCTTTGAGAATAAGCAGGATGAGAAAAAACGCAGGTCTCGGGAAGCTGCTAAGCGCAATAGTCGTCGAAGGTTCATCCTTTTCTTAAAATTGTTAATCAATTCATGccaaagttttgatttttatataattagatTCATTTGATCATTATATACTTCGTTTTTAAATAGTTTCTATACTTTTGTTTTCCACGCTATCCAATGTacattttaatcttaaatatctttTAATCTTTCATATTATGAAAATAGCGTtagacgaattaaataaaatccacttaattatatttgacATTACAGatggaaaaaatatatatcaaatacgATCAGTTGATGAATAGTAGTTAACTATATGAACTATAGCATCTATTAAAATCCAAAGAAagtatatgatttttaattttcgtCGATTGGTCATCTACCTTAATCAATAtgaaccaacttaaccaaatCCTTGAGGATACCTTATATACTTTATTGGatcccctcacacgagagtgTTGGAGAGTCTTAACAAAATTAGCTTTTACTTATTCTTGGTAATTTAGTGGACATACTTTATTGAACTGCAATGCGTACGTGTGGTGAATATGAGCTCCTGATCTGAGTAGCATAGATTGTACGCACCAAGTTGAACTGCATTGGGCAATAATGATTAATGCAAACTCTGGACGTTGGCTTGGATCACCTGTTTTCATCTTCATGCCTACTCTTCTTTATTGCTGTATTTCTCCGTATGTtggggattaaggctttggcattgttgtttgcAAATGCATTGCTGTATTTCTCGAGAAATTTAGACCTAAAGTAGACCATAAGAGggttaaatttta
This genomic stretch from Amaranthus tricolor cultivar Red isolate AtriRed21 chromosome 9, ASM2621246v1, whole genome shotgun sequence harbors:
- the LOC130824218 gene encoding 30S ribosomal protein S21, chloroplastic — translated: MASTSSLLNFLSPLFPSKTSLSPSNPKFPNFNPLSSNSQSNSLSLSSPPKQESGAISKKEECPTDNLMAVVCPSLAFSNTLFFNSAYNVQVLVEENEPEERLINRFRREVMRAGVIQECKRRRFFENKQDEKKRRSREAAKRNSRRRRPPFRGPYQGKEDATKVEKKEDDEDNWDMPEDAPF